A single window of Malus sylvestris chromosome 5, drMalSylv7.2, whole genome shotgun sequence DNA harbors:
- the LOC126622658 gene encoding subtilisin-like protease SBT4.12 — protein sequence MIVSSESALYAATESDIIVGVKVGRNATTESDIIVGVMDNGIWPEAKSFKDEGFGPPPKKWKCVCEGGKNFTCNKYIVGARYYLTDTTRDFRGHGTHCASIVARSPVKDVSFYGLVNGTGRGGVPAVRIATYKVCDLDVGCSSDGILAAFDHAIVDEVDIISISLNGFFRSEPHFYIDLIAIGAFHAMKKGILTLQSAGTIFNSYKVGHVTSVAPWIFTVAASTTDRRIIDSTILANGKKLVGHSTNTSTSNGTNFPLIYGKNASRTNCSQMLAS from the exons aTGATTGTGAGTTCTGAATCTGCTTTATATGCTGCAACTGAAAGTGATATCATTGTTGGTGTGAAAGTCGGTCGAAATGCCACAACTGAAAGTGATATCATTGTTGGTGTGATGGACAATGGAATTTGGCCTGAAGCTAAGAGCTTTAAAGATGAAGGTTTTGGTCCTCCTCCTAAGAAGTGGAAATGTGTTTGTGAAGGCGGCAAAAATTTCACTTGCAACAAGTAT ATCGTTGGTGCTCGATATTACTTAACAGACACTACAAGGGATTTCCGGGGTCATGGAACTCACTGTGCATCAATTGTAGCCAGGAGTCCTGTAAAGGATGTAAGCTTTTACGGACTAGTAAATGGTACTGGAAGAGGAGGTGTACCTGCTGTGAGAATCGCAACATATAAAGTCTGTGATCTTGATGTCGGGTGTAGTTCAGACGGTATCTTGGCTGCTTTTGACCATGCAATTGTTGATGAAGTTGACATCATTTCAATTTCACTTAATGGATTTTTTCGTTCTGAGCCTCATTTTTATATTGACCTGATTGCAATTGGTGCCTTTCatgccatgaagaaagggaTACTAACTTTACAGTCTGCCGGAACCATATTTAATAGTTATAAGGTTGGTCATGTGACAAGTGTAGCACCATGGATATTCACAGTTGCAGCTAGTACCACAGATCGTCGGATTATTGACAGCACTATTCTTGCAAACGGAAAGAAACTAGTC GGGCACTCTACAAACACGTCCACATCAAATGGAACAAATTTTCCTCTCATATATGGAAAaaatgcttcaagaacaaattGCTCTCAAATGCTAGCTAGCTAA